Proteins encoded in a region of the Perognathus longimembris pacificus isolate PPM17 chromosome 11, ASM2315922v1, whole genome shotgun sequence genome:
- the Fdps gene encoding farnesyl pyrophosphate synthase isoform X2, protein MIRGAATMHPLVLAPCRECLVPPPYATPTMPLSRWLRSVGVFFLPAPCWVPRERWLCSPRRPSLVHWYPAMGSWHGARCWCQVWTDEPRMNGDQKSNAYAQEKQDFIQHFSQIVKVLTEDEIGSPETGDAIARLKEVLEYNAIGGKYNRGLTVLVAFRELVEPKNQDADSLQRALTVGWCVELLQAFFLVSDDIMDSSLTRRGQTCWYKKPGIGLDAVNDALLLEACIYRLLKFYCREQPYYLNLIELFLQSSYQTEIGQTLDLITAPQGHVDLGRYTEKRYKSIVKYKTAFYSFYLPVAAAMYMAGIDGEKEHANAKKILLEMGEFFQIQDDYLDTFGDPSVTGKVGTDIQDNKCSWLVVQCLQRGTPEQRQILQENYGQKDAKKVAQVKALYEELDLPAVFLQYEQDSYSRLMSLIQQHAAPLPPAIFLGLANQIYKRKK, encoded by the exons ATGATAAGGGGAGCTGCCACCATGCATCCTTTGGTGCTTGCCCCCTGCAGGGAGTGCTTGGTGCCCCCTCCCTATGCCACCCCCACGATGCCCCTGTCCCGTTGGCTGAGATCTGTAGGGGTCTTCTTCCTGCCAGCCCCCTGCTGGGTACCCCGGGAGAGATGGCTATGTTCCCCACGGAGGCCCTCTCTGGTGCACTGGTACCCAGCCATGGGGTCCTGGCATGGTGCCCGCTGCTGGTGCCAAGTGTGGACAGATGAGCCTCG AATGAATGGGGACCAGAAATCGAATGCTTATGCCCAAGAGAAGCAGGATTTCATCCAGCACTTCTCCCAGATTGTCAAGGTGCTGACTGAGGATGAGATAGGGAGCCCAGAGACTGGAGACGCCATAGCGCGGCTGAAGGAG GTCCTGGAGTACAATGCCATCGGAGGCAAGTATAACCGAGGCTTGACAGTGCTGGTAGCATTCCGGGAGCTGGTGGAGCCAAAGAATCAGGATGCAGACAGTCTCCAGCGCGCCCTGACCGTGGGCTGGTGTGTGGAACTG CTGCAAGCTTTCTTTCTGGTGTCAGATGACATCATGGACTCTTCCCTCACCCGCAGGGGGCAGACTTGCTGGTATAAGAAG CCCGGCATAGGTTTGGATGCTGTCAATGACGCTCTGCTCCTGGAAGCGTGTATTTACCGCCTGCTAAAGTTCTATTGCCGGGAGCAGCCATACTACCTGAACCTGATCGAGCTCTTCCTGCAG AGTTCCTATCAGACTGAGATTGGGCAGACCCTGGACCTCATCACAGCTCCTCAGGGCCATGTGGATCTTGGCAGATACACTGAGAAACG GTATAAATCTATCGTCAAGTACAAGACGGCCTTCTACTCCTTCTACCTGCCCGTTGCGGCTGCCATGTACATG GCAGGCATTGATGGGGAGAAGGAACATGCCAATGCCAAGAAGATCCTTCTGGAGATGGGAGAATTCTTTCAGATCCAG GATGATTACCTTGACACCTTTGGGGACCCCAGTGTGACAGGAAAGGTTGGCACTGATATCCAGGACAACAAATGCAGCTGGCTGGTGGTCCAGTGTCTGCAGCGGGGCACTCCAGAACAGCGCCAGATTTTGCAG GAAAACTACGGGCAGAAGGATGCCAAGAAGGTGGCGCAGGTGAAGGCACTTTACGAGGAGCTGGACCTGCCGGCCGTGTTCCTGCAATACGAGCAGGACAGTTACAGCCGCCTGATGAGCCTCATCCAGCAGCACGCAGCTCCTTTGCCGCCTGCCATCTTCCTGGGGCTAGCCAACCAGATCTACAAGCGGAAAAAGTGA
- the Fdps gene encoding farnesyl pyrophosphate synthase isoform X3 yields the protein MNGDQKSNAYAQEKQDFIQHFSQIVKVLTEDEIGSPETGDAIARLKEVLEYNAIGGKYNRGLTVLVAFRELVEPKNQDADSLQRALTVGWCVELLQAFFLVSDDIMDSSLTRRGQTCWYKKPGIGLDAVNDALLLEACIYRLLKFYCREQPYYLNLIELFLQSSYQTEIGQTLDLITAPQGHVDLGRYTEKRYKSIVKYKTAFYSFYLPVAAAMYMAGIDGEKEHANAKKILLEMGEFFQIQDDYLDTFGDPSVTGKVGTDIQDNKCSWLVVQCLQRGTPEQRQILQENYGQKDAKKVAQVKALYEELDLPAVFLQYEQDSYSRLMSLIQQHAAPLPPAIFLGLANQIYKRKK from the exons ATGAATGGGGACCAGAAATCGAATGCTTATGCCCAAGAGAAGCAGGATTTCATCCAGCACTTCTCCCAGATTGTCAAGGTGCTGACTGAGGATGAGATAGGGAGCCCAGAGACTGGAGACGCCATAGCGCGGCTGAAGGAG GTCCTGGAGTACAATGCCATCGGAGGCAAGTATAACCGAGGCTTGACAGTGCTGGTAGCATTCCGGGAGCTGGTGGAGCCAAAGAATCAGGATGCAGACAGTCTCCAGCGCGCCCTGACCGTGGGCTGGTGTGTGGAACTG CTGCAAGCTTTCTTTCTGGTGTCAGATGACATCATGGACTCTTCCCTCACCCGCAGGGGGCAGACTTGCTGGTATAAGAAG CCCGGCATAGGTTTGGATGCTGTCAATGACGCTCTGCTCCTGGAAGCGTGTATTTACCGCCTGCTAAAGTTCTATTGCCGGGAGCAGCCATACTACCTGAACCTGATCGAGCTCTTCCTGCAG AGTTCCTATCAGACTGAGATTGGGCAGACCCTGGACCTCATCACAGCTCCTCAGGGCCATGTGGATCTTGGCAGATACACTGAGAAACG GTATAAATCTATCGTCAAGTACAAGACGGCCTTCTACTCCTTCTACCTGCCCGTTGCGGCTGCCATGTACATG GCAGGCATTGATGGGGAGAAGGAACATGCCAATGCCAAGAAGATCCTTCTGGAGATGGGAGAATTCTTTCAGATCCAG GATGATTACCTTGACACCTTTGGGGACCCCAGTGTGACAGGAAAGGTTGGCACTGATATCCAGGACAACAAATGCAGCTGGCTGGTGGTCCAGTGTCTGCAGCGGGGCACTCCAGAACAGCGCCAGATTTTGCAG GAAAACTACGGGCAGAAGGATGCCAAGAAGGTGGCGCAGGTGAAGGCACTTTACGAGGAGCTGGACCTGCCGGCCGTGTTCCTGCAATACGAGCAGGACAGTTACAGCCGCCTGATGAGCCTCATCCAGCAGCACGCAGCTCCTTTGCCGCCTGCCATCTTCCTGGGGCTAGCCAACCAGATCTACAAGCGGAAAAAGTGA
- the Fdps gene encoding farnesyl pyrophosphate synthase isoform X1 — protein sequence MIRGAATMHPLVLAPCRECLVPPPYATPTMPLSRWLRSVGVFFLPAPCWVPRERWLCSPRRPSLVHWYPAMGSWHGARCWCQVWTDEPRAFCSSLRMNGDQKSNAYAQEKQDFIQHFSQIVKVLTEDEIGSPETGDAIARLKEVLEYNAIGGKYNRGLTVLVAFRELVEPKNQDADSLQRALTVGWCVELLQAFFLVSDDIMDSSLTRRGQTCWYKKPGIGLDAVNDALLLEACIYRLLKFYCREQPYYLNLIELFLQSSYQTEIGQTLDLITAPQGHVDLGRYTEKRYKSIVKYKTAFYSFYLPVAAAMYMAGIDGEKEHANAKKILLEMGEFFQIQDDYLDTFGDPSVTGKVGTDIQDNKCSWLVVQCLQRGTPEQRQILQENYGQKDAKKVAQVKALYEELDLPAVFLQYEQDSYSRLMSLIQQHAAPLPPAIFLGLANQIYKRKK from the exons ATGATAAGGGGAGCTGCCACCATGCATCCTTTGGTGCTTGCCCCCTGCAGGGAGTGCTTGGTGCCCCCTCCCTATGCCACCCCCACGATGCCCCTGTCCCGTTGGCTGAGATCTGTAGGGGTCTTCTTCCTGCCAGCCCCCTGCTGGGTACCCCGGGAGAGATGGCTATGTTCCCCACGGAGGCCCTCTCTGGTGCACTGGTACCCAGCCATGGGGTCCTGGCATGGTGCCCGCTGCTGGTGCCAAGTGTGGACAGATGAGCCTCG AGCTTTCTGCTCCTCTCTCAGAATGAATGGGGACCAGAAATCGAATGCTTATGCCCAAGAGAAGCAGGATTTCATCCAGCACTTCTCCCAGATTGTCAAGGTGCTGACTGAGGATGAGATAGGGAGCCCAGAGACTGGAGACGCCATAGCGCGGCTGAAGGAG GTCCTGGAGTACAATGCCATCGGAGGCAAGTATAACCGAGGCTTGACAGTGCTGGTAGCATTCCGGGAGCTGGTGGAGCCAAAGAATCAGGATGCAGACAGTCTCCAGCGCGCCCTGACCGTGGGCTGGTGTGTGGAACTG CTGCAAGCTTTCTTTCTGGTGTCAGATGACATCATGGACTCTTCCCTCACCCGCAGGGGGCAGACTTGCTGGTATAAGAAG CCCGGCATAGGTTTGGATGCTGTCAATGACGCTCTGCTCCTGGAAGCGTGTATTTACCGCCTGCTAAAGTTCTATTGCCGGGAGCAGCCATACTACCTGAACCTGATCGAGCTCTTCCTGCAG AGTTCCTATCAGACTGAGATTGGGCAGACCCTGGACCTCATCACAGCTCCTCAGGGCCATGTGGATCTTGGCAGATACACTGAGAAACG GTATAAATCTATCGTCAAGTACAAGACGGCCTTCTACTCCTTCTACCTGCCCGTTGCGGCTGCCATGTACATG GCAGGCATTGATGGGGAGAAGGAACATGCCAATGCCAAGAAGATCCTTCTGGAGATGGGAGAATTCTTTCAGATCCAG GATGATTACCTTGACACCTTTGGGGACCCCAGTGTGACAGGAAAGGTTGGCACTGATATCCAGGACAACAAATGCAGCTGGCTGGTGGTCCAGTGTCTGCAGCGGGGCACTCCAGAACAGCGCCAGATTTTGCAG GAAAACTACGGGCAGAAGGATGCCAAGAAGGTGGCGCAGGTGAAGGCACTTTACGAGGAGCTGGACCTGCCGGCCGTGTTCCTGCAATACGAGCAGGACAGTTACAGCCGCCTGATGAGCCTCATCCAGCAGCACGCAGCTCCTTTGCCGCCTGCCATCTTCCTGGGGCTAGCCAACCAGATCTACAAGCGGAAAAAGTGA